tgcttttttcttcttttttttttttttcgtgtatTATATATTTGGATTGCTGggattttctacttttttttttttagctgccgGGCTGTATGAACTAAATTACTGATGGTAGATGCCAAAGAAAAGAACATGAAATGTCTGACTTTTTTCTTGATGCTTCCAGAAACGGTCAAGAATAGATCCAAAAAGGGTCCCAAGAAGGCAAGTTCCAGTAGCAGCAGCAAGTTACCCCCAGTTTGCTATGAAATAATTACCTTAAAAAACAGAAAGAAGAAGAAGATGGCTGCTGAGATCTTTCCGAGCAAGAAGCCAGCTAATAGCAACTCCAACTCCGTGCAGCAATATCACCAGCAAAATCTTAATAACAATAACACTATCCCATCGCCAAACTGGCAAGGACTTTATGGCAGCATCCGAGAGAGGTGAGGCAGCGCTGGACTGTACTGACGTGTCCTGATGCATGAATATTCTATACAGTGAATGGATTTCCTATACCAAGTCATTGTGCCTGTAAattaacagggggggggggtgttaattTGTTTGCAATGTTCATTTAAtccattttaaccctttaggaattctGTGATGTTCAATAATGAATTGATGGCAGATGTGCATTTTGTGGTGGGACCCCCAAGTGGGACTCAGAGCTTGCCGGGACATAAGGTAAGAAGTGCTGTTCTTGATATTAAGAAAGTTACAGCCAAGTCTTGTTTTCTAAAACTTAATACAatcatataggtgtgtgtgtgtgtgtgtgtgtgtgtgtatgtagcagagctaagtcaAGGCATTTACCTGGAAAACTAGTTAAACACATGATTATCACAATGAAGGCAATCTCACCTCTGCACATCTGTATACATTGTTTACTCTATCTGTATATTGATCTATTTTAtagtatgtattttgtatttctttttaACATCTGCAATAAACAGTGACCCTAATAGTATATACATCTGCTCACCTTCCCTCTTGTGGTCCTCATTACCAGTATGTTCTAGCTGTCGGGAGCTCAGTCTTCCATGCAATGTTTTACGGAGAGCTTGCAGAGGACAAAGAGGAAATCCGTATACCAGATGTTGAACCTGCTGCTTTCCTCGCAATGCTGAAGTAAGCTTTATCCCTACATTATAATAATTTGTCTGTTTATGTCAATACACTCTGCAGCTTCAATTAGCAGAATATTGCCGCCATCCCTCCGAATACTCTGCTGCCACCGCCGCTATTAGCAAATCGCTGGATGTCCCTTCACCATAGACTCCGAGCTTTATTAAAGTCATTATTTTAACTTTGCAGGAAACTGGTTTGAGGTTTGTTTTACAGAATTTCTCTCCGCTGAACTTCTATATTCCGAGACGAATAATAAAATGATAAAGTCTGGACGCTCCTGTCTTGTCAGTGTTTATCCCGATGTAGCTGAGAAGCAAATTGCAAATGCGTTCGTTGTCAACACAGATAAATGGTGATGCAATAAGTGCAAAATACATGGGGAAAAAAACATATGTTCTGTAGGTAATACAGTATGTGATCGGTGAGGCATACAAtgttgcagaatatgttggcgataTACGGATGTGTTAGGTTTTAGGgcagtagattttttttatttctgtcccTTGCACCAATATATCCATGCAGCAAGCAGAGGGCAGCTTTATATATGTAAGAGCAAGTACAGGGAAATGGTGCATGAAACTAGATCCGTGATCGCCGAGCATACAAAAAATGATGTATTTTAAAGTGTGAGACTTCTGCAATACAAACCGGTTCTCAATTTGGGTGTGAAAGTAGCTGAAAACCGGGCATGTCGGAAACGTTCCTTCTGTTATGATGAGGATGGAGTCCGCTAAAATTGTAGCCTATTGAGTACAAATGCAAGGTTACAGCAGTATGACATTGACCTTTCTACAGCATGATGGCCCTGGATCGCTTGACTATCGCTGTAGTGTACAGAAGCACTATGAAGCCATTGGGTGCCGGAGGAGTCACTGCTTTGCTTTGTGTCTGATTTTAGAATAGAACAGGGGAACCCCGCTAAGTGGTGTGATCACTATTATGTGGcatgatcattttttttatttcctgctgCTTATATAGTGAACATATTCTGCAGCTCTGTACCGAAATTGTCACCACTGGTATAAATCcttgtccccaatggggctcataaTCTTATTTCCCTATCTTAAACACACACTTTGGCCAGTTTTGTCAGAAGCCAATTAAcctataaaggtatgttcacacggcctattttcggccgtttttcgggccgtaaacgcccgaaaaatcagaagcagaacgcctccaaacgtctgcccagtgcaatggaaaaaacggcgttctgttcagacggatAATTTTTTCGCGCGGACGTCTTTAAAAacaaccgcgtaaaaaaacggccgcgaaaaataagtgcacggccgtaaaaaacgctgcgagaaTCGCGAGtgccttcaaaaacgtctgaaaacagctccgtattttcagaagtttttgagtttgcgtgtgaacatacccttagggcggatttacacgaacgtgatatacgtccatgcaacgcgcgtggttttcacgcgcctcgcacggacctatagtagtctatggggccgtgcagattgtcagtgatttttgcgcagcgtgagtccgctgcgtaaaactcacgacatgttctatatttctgcgtttttcgcgcatcatgcacccattgaagcatttccgtgggacgtgcgtgattcgcgcaacagcagtcaaaagtatgtttggaaacagaaaagcaccacgtgcttttctgtttacaaacatccaaacggagtgtcataatgatgacggctgcgcgaaaatcacgcagccgcacatcctatgcaatgacacacggagctgttaagtgccttttgcgcacgcaaaagcagcgttttttgcgtgcgcaaaaacgcacacgctcgtgtaaatccccccttagtgtgtgtgtgttagggAAAAACTGAGAACGTGGAGGAAATCCACACAGACACTGTCAGAGGATACAGACTCCATGTAGATGTTTACCCTTGTTGGATTCGTACCCAGGACCCTAGTGGTGAAAGGCTGCAGTGCTAAGCACATAGTGTGGGCCTCCAAATTTATAGGACTGTGCTTTGATTTCATGAATATAAGGCAATGTAAAAATTATGTTTCTTGAGTCACATTTTGGCTACATGGGCTTTGTTTTTACTCATTGTATTATACTAGAGTTGGCATTGCACCATACACATTTTACCACATTTGTAATTTATTCTACATGTGTTATATTTGTTATGGCAGTACATTTTCAGATTTTTTGAATTTTTCTGGAAagtgttcaaataataattttttatcataAGTACAGTTTACGCAAGTCATATTTTTGGGGGGGGAGAGGTTCAGTTTATAATCGGTTAGGGCACCTAGTGTCTTAATCTGTGGTATTACCCCATCGACTGCATGATATGTCTCTACAGGGTACTCGCGCTATATTTTAATAGGCAGCACCGTGTATAAGCATAGCGTGTCGTTCTTGTCTATTTTTCTTCGAGGATTTGTCCAATCTTAGATCCATTGACTAAAATCAATCTATTTGGACTTCCTATTTGTAACATGTTGTTTTCTTTTGTGCAGGTATTTGTATTGTGATGAAATTGACTTGGCTGCTGATACGGTTCTGGCAACTCTGTATGCTGCTAAAAAATATATCGTACCCCATCTGGCCAGAGCTTGTGTCAACTTCCTAGAGACCAGCTTAAGTGCAAAGAATGCCTGTGTTCTTCTCTCGCAAAGCTGCCTGTTTGAAGAACCTGATCTGACCCAGAGGTGTTGGGAAGTGATTGATGCGCAAGCAGAACTTGCTTTGAAAAGCGAAGGCTTTTGCGACATTGACTTTCAGACACTTGAAAGTATCCTTAAAAGAGAGACTTTAAACGCCAAAGAAATAGTCGTCTTTGAGGCAGCTCTCTGTTGGGCCGAAGTCGAATGTCAACGTCAAGAGTTAACCCCTACTATAGAGAACAAGAGAAAAGTTTTAGGCAAAGCTCTGTACTTAATTCGTATCCCAACTATGGCACTTGACGATTTTGCCAATGGCGCGGCACAGTCTGGCGTGTTGACTCTTAATGAAACAAATGATATTTTTCTTTGGTATACAGCTGCTAAGAAACCAGATTTAGATTTTGTGAGCAAAACCAGAAAGGGTCTAGTCCCTCAGAGATGCCACCGCTTTCAGTCATGTGCCTACCGTAGTAACCAGTGGCGCTACAGGGGCCGTTGTGACAGCATTCAGTTCTCTGTGGATAAAAGGGTATTTATTGCAGGTTTCGGCCTCTATGGCTCCAGTTGCGGGTCAGCTGAATATAGCGCAAAAATTGAACTGAAACGCCAAGGAGTAACTTTAGGACAGAATCTAAGCAAATATTTTTCCGATGGATCCAGCAACACATTTCCTGTCTGGTTTGAGTACCCCGTGCAAATCGAACCAGATACTTTCTACACGGCCAGTGTGGTCCTGGATGGCAATGAGTTGAGCTACTTTGGACAGGAAGGAATGACTGAGGTACAGTGCGGAAAAGTAACTGTGCAGTTTCAGTGCTCGTCAGACAGCACTAATGGCACTGGGGTGCAAGGAGGACAGATACCCGAACTTATTTTCTATGCTTAACAAAAATATATTGTAGAGTCTAACGGACCCATTGTGCAATGCCGAGTATGAGACTATACCGAATGTGatgtatttatatttaaattACTGGTGCGAATGCCGCCTATATCTAGTTTATCTTCGCTGTTTGGTATAGACTCCACTTGTACAGTAATATTGTAAATTAAAGGCACTTTCTAAAATAGTTTCTAAACTTTCATTAACCTGAAGCTTGCTTAATCCAGAAGAGAAGATATTTTGATAAACACATCTTATCTTAACTTTTTCTTTTGACTTCTTGGAATTTATACTGAAGTTACTTTCTAAAGACCATTAAACAGAAAATACCCAAATAATGGAATATATGAAAAATTTACTTAACAGAGACTGTGAAATGCAACAACATCTTCTCGTTACAACCGATCCagcaaaaaatgttttgcatccATTGAATATCATTGTCGTCCCGCCCCCGGGATCAGTTCCTTAAACTGGACAGCACAATCCATGTGCACTATTAGGGTTTAGCTCTTCATATAAAATGACCTTGTGTATACTTTATATATTGACCATAGaaatgtgtattttatgttaAATTAGTCGTTTTATTGTATACGAAGTAGACAGagcttcgtttttattaaaagcgGCAATAAATTGCTGTCGCTATAGACCCGTAAGTAATAATTAGCATATTAACCAAaggaagagaatttttttttattgttttagtgGTAATTATTAAGTCACCtttacattatatattacattctgcatttttttcttcGTTTTTAAATTAAGGAAATTGCTTATGAATTTTACCATGCTTTCTATGTCTCAGCCTGGCACTGGTATGCGTAAATTTTGATGACGTTTTTTGCCAATGACCTTTATTTGCTATGGTAATCATTCAAATCTGTTATACTAATTACtaaaacagttttttttgcacTATAAATGATCAGATATTCTAGTAAAGCATTATTTAGTACAATGTCAAATATTAGAATTATTCTGAGTTGGGTATTTATACAGTTAGGAAATATGTTTTAGGTTTATGAGTTTACTTTAATATTCTGGAGTCGTGTTCCCCAGACTGTGGCGCGCCAACgcttgaaaaactacaactccaagcatgctgggagttgtcgttttGCGACTGCCAGATAGCCACAGGTTGGGGTACACTGCTCTAGTGTATACAGTTTATCAGAAGTCATTAAGATAACTAAACAGACTCGTTTTTTAATGTCATTGATCATGAAATTGGGATTACCAGATTGCGCCAGACTGACCATAAGATGCCCGCAGTAGATATGTGTTCTGTGCGATCCCTATGGGTTCAATCACATATGAAAGGATATGGCGCATAGTCTGTTCCTTATTATCAGACCGCTACTATTATGTTGTTAAGGTTCCGTATCTCGTGTGCTACAACAGTGGAAGGTCCTTATTGTATGAAGTGGTTGCTTGCTGCCCATTTCCATTACGTTCCTCGTACATTGTACACCTTAGTCACACACATGTTGAACAATAAGGACATTTATTCATGTTTTCATTATCGAACATTCCGAATTGACATTAACTTTATACACTACACATTATTTTTGGCTTATCAAAAACAGACATGACAAAGTTGAATTTGTCAGTTTACCTTTTCTCTTCTGCACCATAATTTTAGATTTGAAGTTGTGCAACAtgataaactcagctctgctacatctgtattctcTGCACACTTTGGCAAGCCATGCCTtttcattcaagtgaatgaagctgtgctgcagttcccttTACAGCCGAAAGTACCACAGTGCTAGGAAAAACATTGAAGGGGCCCAATTAATTCTTAGGATTGgctggggtcccagaggtcggaccaccGTCTATCGGAAAGATtttctagcgatatgccatcactttctgggaTGGACAACCTCCTTCAGTCTAAATCAAGGCACCTTTATTAAAGAAAAACTGTACCCCTTTACTACTAAACTACTGCGTTCTACATACTAACATTTTGATTGGTCACTTTGACCAGATTAACTTGCCATTGTAAAGTGGTTGTGCAAAATACAGCTTAGATAGATACACTAGCTCACGCTTTATAGTAGGATAGTGATAGatatgcagatttttttcaataaattctACTTTATTTCACTCTCATTGTATCTTCCCAAATTGCCATAATTTCCAATTGAATCACATTTCCCACAAATATCAGATTTAGTCTGCGGTCCTTCGCAGTTGTAGTCTCGGAGGGGGGGTCCTATATGTAGCAATAGTCTAAAGAACTCATTCATggaatattatacagtataacaTATTAAGGGATAGATCCTAAAACTAGAGCAAAGGAACaggagttgcccatagcaactaattAGATTCCATCTCTTATTTTTCAAAGGCCCCATTGGTTGCTGTGGGGACCTGTTCAATTTTTCTTTTGAACTGGTTTTAACAAACTTCCCCCTTTTGTGTATATTTTGCCTTTGTTTGACACCACCCTTATACTAATACTTAAAGGGTTTGAATGAGATCatgaaaaaagcagccatgtttgtcTTAAGTGGCACCACTGTGAATcgggcggagctgcaatacccggTGTCGTCTATGGACAGCAGTGTCACGGTTTCTGGAAGAAGGCAGACATGTTTTTTAGCTCATACTATCCCTTTAAATCCGTGAGAACACAATATGCCTTTTGCACTTTATATAAATAGTTTTGGAACATATCACTAATTATAGTCGTTACGTAGATCCTTATTTTGACCAGCTGACATTTTGTGCCTTTGGTCTGGAAGTCTCATCTTTACTGATCTCATTTCTATTCATAACTAGTATTTGTAGTTGATGCTTATAGAGTGGATCGATCTGACAAAGGGCAATGGTAGCGTTCTGTATTGTTTTGCCATTTATTTATGTACGTGCTCTGATGATGCCATCCTATTGGTATtgcctgtacctgcagtgtattgtattggTGATCTGGTATTTAAAGTGTAATCCAGCTAAAGCTGAGTCTATGTAGAAGGTGACACTGCTTGTATCCAGTTTATTCATTTCCAATATTATCAATTTCTCTTATGATTTTAACTTATTTTGTTTTTCATTCCGAAAaataaaagtgaatttttttgttcttttatacTGTTGGAGTAATGTCTTCATTATATATAGAAAATATCACCGGACTATCAAACCTAAAAACTGGAGTCACATGGGCTGTTACCATTGCAGGAGACAACTTCTTGAGGGGCAATATAATAATCAAACTTGCAGATTGTAAACCTGTTGACGATTTTTAGATATATAAAGCGGGAAAAGTTCTTGTCCGGGTTAGTTTTGCACAGCAGGATTCATGGTCCTTTTATATCTGACCTGCCTTCTCCCTGTTTAGTGGGAGTTAATTCTATTTTTAGCAAAGATATAAAAAAAGGAAGAAAGAGGAATACTTGTGAATACTGTTAAACAGAGGAGAAGGCAGCGGTGTccatctttaaaaaaacaaaaaaatgtacctGTATCTCAAATCTCGCCTGCCCTACTGAACCAAACGTAGACCATGTaaccctatggtgatctaagtccaGGGTTCAGGTCTTACAGCTATAATACCGATGCTAAAATGAATTTCCATTGGCTGAAATAATAATAAGCATCCCTTGATTTGGCGCTTCCTTTAATCAGCAAAGGTGGAGAGTGGTCAAAAAAGGCCAGGCCTAGACCTACAAAATAAATTCAAGGTAAGCAGGAACCAGCTCTATTCTGCACTAATTAAAACCAGTTCTGGGTAGATGGGAGGAATGCACGACCAAGATGGAGGCAGTCACCGCCACCTAAAGTAGAATGCAAAGGACAAGCACCTCctacaaagtgaaataaatggtCAGGTGCAAATCTGTTGTGACTGCAATGCAAACAAAACCAACAGAAACAAGCGGCACTATGCGAGCACTAAAATATATGTAAACATTGAATATATAGATTAGGTTCATccatatgtataagatatgtacATGTTTACCCTTCCCTATTGTCACCCAATATGCACTTGGGCATAGAATTCTATAGTAAACGCTGTCTACTGTTCTGCCGTTTCAGTCATAGTGGAACCACTTTAAACCAAAGCTCTACCTTTTTGTTTAATATTTTATAGTCTTTGTGTGTCATGTATGTAATAGATTTCCCATTAGTCTaggtttttttgctgtttttaatgttttgtagcttttttacaaatatttttgctATCTGGAAACGGTCAGCAAGCTGCCGTTGATGCATCTTTAATTATTTTTAGTGCACAAGTTTGTACTGTTGTGATTGAGCTCTGGAACTGATTGGCTTTTTAACACCTTAACctctgtgagggcttgttttttgcggattgagcgttttttttttcttttttgtttttttcattcttttggggaggcaagatgaccaaaaatctGAAATTCTAGCATTAGCCAATagtgtgtttttatattttaatagttcggaTCATTACTGACacagtgataccagatatgttttaatttttttatggtttacAATATTTTACCTACAATAAAAGATGAGGGTCttgaacatttttcttttttatatattgttgacaactgtcaaactaggggactttaaacatgcgatcatttgatcgcttgtacaatacttatgtattgcagtgtcttGTTCTTTTACCTGTCTCCTATTaagccccccccgccccccttcctATCTAGTGGCTTAGTGGTTAAACTCCTGGGATTGGAGTTTTCTCCGATCTTTGCCGTTAGAACGAGAATATATATCTGACACTCGCTCTGTATAGAGTTGGCTTAGCTCCTTTTGCCCACTCCATACTTTTCCTCTCCCACTATGACCTACATGTATGTCAGTGTGGGTAAAAAGGTTAATACTCCCTGCGGCCATTTAAAAGCATGAGATATACATATGCTAACAAAACCAGTCCTAGTTATTCACACAAgcaatatttacactaaaaagccatttaaggctatgttcacacggagtattttgccgatttTTGTGACGCGGAAGCCGcgtcgcaaaaacggcccgagaacgcctcccattgatttcaatgggaggcatcggcgtctttttcccgcgagcagtaaaactgcctcgcggtaaaaagaagcgacatgccctatcttcgggcgcttctgcctctgacctcccattgacttcaatgggaggcagagaaagcgtatttcgtgctgtttcatgcccgcggcgctcaatggccgcgggcgaaaaacggcgagaaaatcggcgtgcagggagaggagaatctgcctccaaagttccaaacggaattttgaggcagatattcctcccccaaaatactctgtgtgaacatagccttaaaaataTGCCAACTGTTTGTTTTTAACTGTTTCATGtaggaaaaataaacaaaaaaattgtaaaaataaaaaaaagggtagTACATTAAAACAAACTACAAATTTGTGGATTTTCTGTGTCCTATACGTATTGATGCAGGAGCAGAGTCTTTGAATCCCATAGACTTCACTCTTAACCCCTTCTTCGAGGTATTGTGCAAAATTCCAAGAGTGTGGTCCTCAGAATAGACTGATCAGCAGGAAGGAAGATTTAGGCTGCTTTTAGGAGGCTGCACGAGCCGTATGTTTAATGTCAAGAAAAGAATCAAATCCCTTCCGGACAAAACAGCGTGACATATCCTAGACTAAACCTTTGTTGTTCAGCCGATCGTGTATGAACATGACTGAATATAGTGCAACATACTTAAATCAGCAAGTTAATGTGGTCAGAATATAGGAGCCAAGTTGTAGCCAGAAGATGGAGTAAGAGTCCAGGGATGAATTGGTATAAAagtataaaaaggatatttaaccAGAACTGCTATAACCCggtatcataaactgaaataaacGTGGGAAGCAGAGCCAAGAAATCGTGTATATCACAACGGTTGATAATAATAACCACACAGGAACAAAGTCTGAATTCAAGTAAAGAACTTTGTTGAAGCTCAGTCGAAAGATGTGTGAAAAGCCGGAGTTTAAATTGCCCACTACCCTATGATGTCCTCTGGTCATACCCATTGGCCAGTGTCCATGCTGGAACATTAAGTTCTAGATTACACTTATCTTGTAGTCCAAAAGGTAATTTTCGAAATGGTAATTCTTACAACTTGGTGGTGCTTTAAGTGATTACTTTTATGCACTCTTGGCTCAAGAATCAAAAGCCACCAAGAACTCCCAGTGGTAAGTCTAAATAACCCAAATCACATCTTTCTCTACTGGTGGCTCAAAATAAGAAAATCGCTTCTGCCGACTGCAGTGATTGCACCAAAACTGTATGGGGCAAAAAGCCAGGAGGGAAAAGAGGGGGGCGATAGTCAGTCATAAGTATAGTCTTCACATTGAATAGCTGCCAGTGCGCAAGTGTCCAAAACTTTATTAAAGTTTGACTTGATGTCCTTAAGGATACCAGTAATTTAATGTCCAGAATTtcacttgatccagagatgtcaactCTGCCCTTCATCCCCTCAATTTTGTCATTTCCATTGCTTATCTCTAGGGGTGTTATGCAAATGAAAACAACAAACAAGACAAACTCTCGTGCACTCCAATGGAACATGGTACCTTGTACACCACAAAACTGGAAACTAAGGATGTGAATTTTAGTTAGTTGAAATGGAACAAGGTACTGTATCTTCAAAGAAGGACCTTCCATTCTGCCTCAATCATTGCCATTATTATGGCTAGTTTAGCTGTTATGATAGCCTTTAAGGACCAATCTATAGTCTGCTCAATGTCCTCCTCTCAGCTATGCAAAGAGAACAATTCACAAGGAGAGCTCAGAGTAGAGAAAGGAGACCACTTCTCTACCTCCTTGAGATAGTATACAAAGGGACTCGAATGACGTTCTGGTTAAACGTAGCCTGGCGCAGACGGCGCATAGCAGTGAATTCATTGTGCCGCTTGCACGAGTCTGCTAACCGCACAGGCTGGTAGAGGCCTCAGCCACTCTGCTCGTCATGGAAATTAGGTTAGGTGAGTATGAGTGTTATTTTTTTCAGAGTCACTATTGTGTGTGGTGCACAAACGGGTACATTATTGCAGTCTGGGGTTACAAAGGGGGCCATTAATTCTGTGAGGCATTGTTAATGCAGGGGGCACAAAGagggacattattactgtgtaTGTGGAACAaaaggggacattattactgtgtaTGTGGAacaaaagggggcattattactgtgtaggaGGCACTGTTAAAGCATAGGGCCTAAAGAGGCCTCTATTTCTTTGCATGGTGCACAAAAGGGAATGGGCATTATTGCCATCTGGgtaacttaggccttattcacacaaacttatttaaacagaccgcacacggaccgatgcaattcaatggggctattcacacatccgtgttttttcacggagcgtgtgtccgttgcgtgaaactcaccgcatgtTCGTTTCTGGTCCGTTTTTGTGCATCAGTCTTGTCCATCAAAGTCTATAGGTGCGTGAAGAAAGTGGattgcacacggacgacatctgcgTGCTGTCCGTTATTAACGCATTAATTGCTAaagaagcacatagaaaaaaaaagtaaaaccaagAAGTGCTTGTAGAGGAGAAACGGACGAGAAATACGATGACCCACGTAAACCACACTGATGCAGCACGTACAGTCATGTGCCTGCAAATTGGCCCGTTTTTTGCAGACGCAGATCGGACACGCTCATGTGAGTTATGCCTtattgtctgtggcactatctctcTGGTAAAAGTTTTTCCAGAGGCCCTATCTGTCTGACactattcttcttttttttttttttttttttcttctgaagtacagtatatgggggcactgtgcaaCAGCAGGTACAGTAATTTAGGCAAATGCGGCAGCATCCAGTACAGCACTGGGGTCAGCAGCAGGATGGGAAATTTCTACAGAAAGTGGAAATTAGGTAGGG
This genomic stretch from Rhinoderma darwinii isolate aRhiDar2 chromosome 4, aRhiDar2.hap1, whole genome shotgun sequence harbors:
- the BTBD3 gene encoding BTB/POZ domain-containing protein 3 isoform X1; amino-acid sequence: MVDAKEKNMKCLTFFLMLPETVKNRSKKGPKKASSSSSSKLPPVCYEIITLKNRKKKKMAAEIFPSKKPANSNSNSVQQYHQQNLNNNNTIPSPNWQGLYGSIRERNSVMFNNELMADVHFVVGPPSGTQSLPGHKYVLAVGSSVFHAMFYGELAEDKEEIRIPDVEPAAFLAMLKYLYCDEIDLAADTVLATLYAAKKYIVPHLARACVNFLETSLSAKNACVLLSQSCLFEEPDLTQRCWEVIDAQAELALKSEGFCDIDFQTLESILKRETLNAKEIVVFEAALCWAEVECQRQELTPTIENKRKVLGKALYLIRIPTMALDDFANGAAQSGVLTLNETNDIFLWYTAAKKPDLDFVSKTRKGLVPQRCHRFQSCAYRSNQWRYRGRCDSIQFSVDKRVFIAGFGLYGSSCGSAEYSAKIELKRQGVTLGQNLSKYFSDGSSNTFPVWFEYPVQIEPDTFYTASVVLDGNELSYFGQEGMTEVQCGKVTVQFQCSSDSTNGTGVQGGQIPELIFYA
- the BTBD3 gene encoding BTB/POZ domain-containing protein 3 isoform X2 — encoded protein: MAAEIFPSKKPANSNSNSVQQYHQQNLNNNNTIPSPNWQGLYGSIRERNSVMFNNELMADVHFVVGPPSGTQSLPGHKYVLAVGSSVFHAMFYGELAEDKEEIRIPDVEPAAFLAMLKYLYCDEIDLAADTVLATLYAAKKYIVPHLARACVNFLETSLSAKNACVLLSQSCLFEEPDLTQRCWEVIDAQAELALKSEGFCDIDFQTLESILKRETLNAKEIVVFEAALCWAEVECQRQELTPTIENKRKVLGKALYLIRIPTMALDDFANGAAQSGVLTLNETNDIFLWYTAAKKPDLDFVSKTRKGLVPQRCHRFQSCAYRSNQWRYRGRCDSIQFSVDKRVFIAGFGLYGSSCGSAEYSAKIELKRQGVTLGQNLSKYFSDGSSNTFPVWFEYPVQIEPDTFYTASVVLDGNELSYFGQEGMTEVQCGKVTVQFQCSSDSTNGTGVQGGQIPELIFYA